A stretch of DNA from Candidatus Hinthialibacter antarcticus:
TTCCTCTTTGGCGTGTTTACGCCTCCGGTTCACCGCCTCCCGCAGCAGAAATTCGATTTGACCATTCACGCTGCGCAGTTCCTTATCCGCCCAGGCGTTAATTTCATCCCAGAGTTTCGGGTCCATTCGCAGCAGAAAACTTTTTCGTTTAGCCATTCGTCTTAATTAAATAACGTCCCGGTGTTCACAATGGGCTGTGCATT
This window harbors:
- a CDS encoding PTS ascorbate transporter subunit IIC, which codes for MAKRKSFLLRMDPKLWDEINAWADKELRSVNGQIEFLLREAVNRRRKHAKEEPASPHEDE